The following are from one region of the Coffea eugenioides isolate CCC68of chromosome 2, Ceug_1.0, whole genome shotgun sequence genome:
- the LOC113759521 gene encoding transcription factor bHLH120-like, producing MDDFTKYMFPLQHDEILSFAPIPIIHPYLDPTIHHQDLENQGASSLASHQQNTEEIVINNNVNKARKRQRKPASAIRDDQNVKGRNPEQKRAFHRDIERQRRLEMANLHASLRNLLPSEYIKGKRSMSDHVLEAINYIKHMEKNIGELEVKRDKLRNLTGESSNLDSKRVNETNSLSITFTVEPCSGGGFEILMKNYLTDNNWFPLSRILDVLLDEGITVVNCVCTKVNEECLYTIQTEVLIVAGTSTTSRALSWVISLLLNHRHVLQKAQEEIDSFVGKERWVEESDIKNLVYLQAIVKETMRLHPPAPVPMPRQADEDFRIMFLQATHMSDVDLISLQVLI from the exons ATGGATGACTTTACTAAATATATGTTTCCTTTACAGCATGATGAAATTTTGTCATTTGCTCCAATCCCAATCATTCATCCCTATTTAGACCCCACAATCCATCATCAAGATCTGGAAAATCAGGGTGCATCTTCACTTGCTTCACATCAACAGAATACTGAGGAGATCGTCATTAATAACAACGTCAACAAGGCCAGGAAAAGGCAGCGAAAGCCAGCATCAGCTATTCGAGATGATCAGAATGTTAAGGGGAGGAACCCTGAGCAGAAAAGAGCCTTTCATAGGGATATTGAGCGTCAAAGGAGGCTAGAAATGGCTAACCTTCATGCTTCTCTCAGAAATCTACTTCCTTCTGAATATATAAAG gGAAAACGTTCGATGTCAGATCATGTTCTTGAAGCAATAAACTATATAAAGCACATGGAGAAGAATATTGGAGAATTGGAAGTAAAGAGGGATAAACTGAGAAACTTAACGGGTGAATCGAGCAATCTAGACAGCAAAAGAGTTAATGAAACGAACTCTTTGTCTATTACGTTCACAGTGGAGCCATGCTCGGGTGGTGGATTTGAGATTCTGATGAAGAATTACTTGACAGATAATAATTGGTTTCCTCTTTCAAGGATACTGGATGTGCTGCTTGATGAAGGTATAACTGTTGTTAACTGTGTCTGCACCAAAGTCAATGAAGAATGTCTTTACACAATCCAAACTGAG GTGCTTATTGTAGCAGGAACTAGTACCACATCAAGGGCGTTGAGCTGGGTTATCTCCCTGCTACTGAACCATAGGCACGTTTTGCAAAAAGCCCAGGAAGAGATTGACTCTTTTGTTGGTAAAGAGAGATGGGTAGAAGAATCTGATATCAAGAATTTAGTCTACCTACAGGCCATTGTCAAAGAGACAATGCGACTACATCCACCAGCACCTGTACCTATGCCACGCCAAGCCGACGAAGACT TTCGCATCATGTTCTTGCAGGCTACTCATATGTCAGATGTTGATCTAATTTCTCTGCAG GTTCTCATCTag